One Saimiri boliviensis isolate mSaiBol1 chromosome 5, mSaiBol1.pri, whole genome shotgun sequence genomic window carries:
- the RBM43 gene encoding RNA-binding protein 43: MASVLNVKESKASERTVVVAGLPVGLFIDQLLVILVKKYFQDIKNEGGDVEDVIYPTRTKGVAYVIFKEKKVAENVIRQKKHRLARKAGHAELTVSHFSDKIFSSVNAILDLSVFGNEASLETLVKDLKKKIPTLSFSPLKPNGRIIVEGSFLAVKRLKESLLVRASSLLEKTRNFTSEGRKWNRQNPQKNLQRSTNSLVSVRTLVPETARNGEMLVLDTDIFLYLKHKCEFYESTLKKFHILSQEKIDGEITTIYLENFQVGSQPNNANHVKELIEEWSQALHLELRKETFILKGKETREKRMIKSACEQLSSRYLGVLMSFYRTHIDIIGSSSDTYLFKKGVMKLIGQKVS, encoded by the exons ATG GCATCAGTTTTGAATGTCAAGGAATCCAAAGCTTCTGAAAGAACAGTTGTAGTTGCTGGTCTTCCAGTTGGCCTTTTTATTGATCAGTTATTGGTCATATTAGTGAAGAAGTACTTCCAAGACATTAAGAATGAGGGTGGAGATGTTGAAGATGTGATATATCCAACAAGAACTAAAGGAGTTGCATATGtaatattcaaagaaaagaaag TTGCAGAGAATGTCATCAGACAAAAGAAACACCGGCTAGCAAGGAAGGCTGGACATGCTGAACTCACCGTCTCTCATTTTAGTGACAAG ATCTTCAGCTCTGTAAATGCCATCCTTGATCTTTCTGTTTTTGGGAATGAAGCTTCTCTAGAAACTCTGGTAAAAGacctgaaaaagaaaatcccaactTTAAGCTTCAGTCCTTTGAAACCCAATGGAAGAATCATCGTGGAAGGATCATTTCTGGCTGTCAAGAGGCTCAAAGAATCTTTGCTAGTAAGAGCAAGCTCTCTCTTAGAAAAAACTAGAAATTTTACCAGTGAGGGAAGAAAGTGGAATAGACAAAATCCCCAAAAGAATCTACAGAGAAGTACTAACTCTTTGGTGTCAGTCAGGACCTTAGTACCCGAGACTGCTAGAAATGGAGAAATGCTTGTGCTTGACACAGACATTTTTCTTTACCTGAAACACAAGTGTGAATTTTATGAAAGCACACTGAAAAAATTCCACATTCTTAGTCAGGAGAAAATAGATGGTGAAATCACCACCATTTACTTAGAAAACTTTCAAGTTGGTTCTCAGCCAAATAATGCAAACCATGTAAAAGAGCTCATTGAGGAATGGTCACAGGCTCTTCACTTAGAGCTTagaaaagagacatttattttgaaaggaaaggaaactagagagaaaagaatgatCAAATCGGCATGTGAACAATTAAGTTCAAGATACCTTGGAGTCCTCATGAGCTTTTATAGGACACACATTGACATTATAGGATCTTCTTCTGACacttacctgtttaaaaaagggGTCATGAAATTAATAGGGCAAAAGGTTAGTTAA